Proteins found in one Mycoplasmopsis bovigenitalium genomic segment:
- the tapR gene encoding TyrS-associated PheT N-terminal domain-related protein TapR: MAILINLNKNFYNTYEVVFDCNILTNSIEKINESGTLYVYNFDSQTKKVGYVSIVSEKELTNKQWSIVNQNLFEKILVNCPTSLVIEDKANIKIGKIVARNTHPKSDKLFILDVDFGAEINKIVTNTLYTTTEKYLAWYQSGSITPQGMEIKTNEVMGISSDGMLCSAKSLGLNDKENLFENDVINNIPIESKNEYIGKNIEVVYKELLC, encoded by the coding sequence ATGGCTATTTTAATAAACTTAAACAAAAATTTTTACAATACTTATGAGGTTGTATTTGATTGCAACATTTTGACTAATTCAATCGAAAAGATAAATGAATCAGGAACATTATATGTTTATAATTTTGATTCCCAAACTAAAAAAGTTGGATATGTATCAATTGTTAGCGAAAAAGAATTAACAAACAAGCAATGGTCTATTGTGAACCAAAATCTTTTTGAGAAGATATTAGTTAATTGTCCAACTTCATTAGTGATTGAAGATAAGGCAAATATTAAAATTGGTAAAATTGTTGCTCGAAACACTCATCCTAAATCAGATAAATTATTTATACTTGATGTTGATTTTGGCGCCGAAATAAACAAAATAGTTACAAATACATTGTATACAACAACTGAAAAATATTTGGCTTGATATCAGTCGGGAAGTATTACTCCACAAGGTATGGAAATCAAAACAAATGAAGTTATGGGTATTTCGAGTGACGGAATGCTATGTAGTGCAAAATCATTGGGTTTAAATGATAAAGAAAACTTATTTGAAAATGATGTAATTAATAATATTCCAATTGAATCGAAAAATGAGTATATTGGTAAAAATATTGAAGTAGTTTATAAAGAATTGTTATGCTAG
- the tyrS gene encoding tyrosine--tRNA ligase, whose amino-acid sequence MKFLDELKTRGILKQISNEEKFNNLEPSKINVYAGFDPTAESLHLGNYIIISVLKRFQKAGFNTIALIGGATGMIGDPSFRDSERKLLNNEQVHLNKSKIKNQLESFGLTVFDNYDIYKNMNILDFLREAGKLVNISYMLAKDSVSSRIERGLSFTEFTYQLLQGYDFLHLYENHNVRVQVGGSDQWGNITTGLDIISDVVDEKEAKAVGITIDLLTDENGHKIGKSTGGGSLWLDKKMASPFQMYQYLFNKSDAVVEKLLLWLTFIEIDEIKQIMIEHAKNPSNHYAQYKLAFAVVSDIFGEQEAINSLNITKILFDKTFDATQLKVEEIENLENYLKVANLSIGDNIIDSLIKQNIISSKREAREFIENNALKIDGKNIEESTIYEPQNYSKKYAIFKKGKKQTILLKTV is encoded by the coding sequence ATGAAATTTTTAGATGAATTAAAAACCAGGGGAATATTAAAACAAATTAGTAATGAAGAAAAATTTAATAACCTTGAACCTTCAAAAATTAATGTTTACGCTGGCTTTGACCCAACCGCTGAGAGTCTACACTTAGGAAATTACATTATTATTTCTGTATTAAAAAGATTTCAAAAAGCGGGCTTCAACACTATTGCGCTAATTGGTGGTGCTACTGGAATGATTGGCGATCCTTCGTTTAGAGATTCTGAACGAAAATTATTGAATAATGAACAAGTTCATTTAAATAAATCTAAAATCAAAAATCAGTTAGAAAGTTTTGGTTTAACTGTTTTTGATAACTATGATATTTATAAAAATATGAATATTTTAGATTTTTTAAGAGAAGCAGGAAAATTAGTAAATATTTCGTATATGTTGGCTAAGGATTCTGTTTCATCTAGAATTGAAAGAGGTTTATCATTCACAGAGTTTACATACCAATTATTGCAGGGATATGACTTTTTACATTTATATGAAAATCATAATGTTCGTGTTCAAGTTGGCGGTTCTGACCAATGAGGGAATATAACTACTGGTCTAGATATAATAAGCGATGTTGTTGATGAAAAAGAAGCCAAAGCTGTTGGAATAACTATTGATTTATTAACTGATGAAAATGGTCACAAAATTGGTAAAAGTACTGGTGGCGGGTCTCTATGGTTAGATAAAAAAATGGCATCTCCATTTCAAATGTATCAATACTTATTTAATAAAAGTGACGCAGTGGTTGAAAAATTATTATTGTGATTAACTTTCATTGAAATTGACGAAATTAAACAAATTATGATTGAGCACGCAAAAAATCCTTCAAATCACTATGCACAATATAAACTTGCGTTTGCGGTTGTTAGTGATATTTTTGGCGAACAAGAAGCTATTAATTCCCTTAACATCACAAAGATATTATTTGATAAAACATTTGATGCAACACAGCTTAAAGTTGAAGAAATTGAAAACTTGGAAAATTACTTAAAAGTTGCTAATTTATCAATTGGAGACAACATTATTGATTCATTAATTAAGCAAAATATTATAAGTTCTAAACGAGAAGCAAGAGAATTTATTGAAAACAATGCGCTTAAAATCGATGGCAAAAACATAGAAGAAAGCACCATTTATGAACCACAAAATTACTCTAAAAAATATGCCATCTTTAAAAAAGGGAAAAAACAAACAATATTATTAAAAACAGTTTAG
- a CDS encoding acetate/propionate family kinase — MKKILTINAGSSSLKWALYSYTRLELLAKGLCERIRLDGNIIIKYDNKSYEHKVDMPDHTTAVRELMKLWEKYNIIHNFDEIEVIGFRTPYSGHKFLSPVVYDNEVKKGIEEAAKFIPLHAPATLDAVGAFEECLPKVTKVICQDTAFHTTLPEITRNFAINKDWAKKYHIYKFGYHGLSHDYITHKMEKVLNKKKVNIVVAHLGSGSSICAIKDSKSIDITVGFSSYDGLMMGTRAGGIDPGITDYLVRVEGADIQEVQDMMVKKSGLLGISGISNDIRDLHKVYNTDKNAKLAIDMFVARCIDYIANYLNKIGPRIDALVFTAGIGENDKIIRDMIVQGINAHRIKISMPKNNMSYDDYLKISTDGSEFPIYKVKTDEEIVIAKYAKNLMKNKF; from the coding sequence ATGAAAAAAATATTAACAATTAATGCAGGAAGTTCAAGTTTAAAATGAGCTCTTTATTCATATACTAGGCTTGAATTACTAGCAAAAGGGCTTTGTGAAAGAATAAGACTAGACGGTAACATTATTATTAAATACGACAACAAATCTTATGAACATAAAGTTGATATGCCAGACCACACAACAGCTGTTCGTGAACTAATGAAACTTTGAGAAAAATACAACATAATACACAACTTCGATGAAATCGAAGTGATTGGCTTTAGAACCCCTTATTCAGGTCATAAGTTTTTATCGCCAGTTGTTTACGATAATGAAGTTAAAAAAGGTATCGAGGAGGCTGCAAAATTTATACCTTTGCACGCGCCCGCAACACTAGATGCAGTTGGCGCGTTTGAAGAATGTTTGCCTAAAGTTACAAAAGTTATTTGCCAAGACACAGCATTCCACACAACATTACCTGAAATAACAAGAAATTTTGCAATCAATAAAGATTGAGCTAAAAAATACCACATTTATAAATTTGGATATCATGGTTTAAGCCACGATTATATTACTCACAAAATGGAAAAAGTTCTAAACAAAAAGAAAGTTAATATAGTTGTTGCTCACCTTGGATCTGGTAGTTCCATTTGTGCAATTAAAGATTCCAAATCAATTGATATTACAGTCGGATTCAGCTCATATGATGGCTTAATGATGGGAACTAGAGCTGGCGGAATTGACCCAGGTATTACTGATTATTTGGTTAGGGTTGAGGGCGCTGATATTCAAGAAGTTCAAGATATGATGGTTAAAAAATCAGGTTTATTAGGTATTTCTGGAATATCAAACGATATTAGAGATTTACACAAAGTTTATAACACTGATAAAAATGCTAAATTAGCAATTGATATGTTTGTTGCAAGATGTATTGATTATATAGCAAATTATTTAAACAAAATTGGACCACGCATTGACGCACTTGTCTTTACTGCTGGAATCGGTGAAAATGACAAAATAATTAGAGACATGATTGTTCAAGGAATTAATGCTCATAGAATTAAAATTTCAATGCCAAAAAACAATATGTCTTATGATGACTATCTAAAAATTTCGACCGATGGTTCTGAATTTCCTATTTATAAGGTAAAAACAGATGAAGAAATTGTTATTGCAAAATACGCTAAAAATTTAATGAAAAATAAATTCTAA
- a CDS encoding phosphate acyltransferase: MANFSQHIQNLLTKKSKDRVLSVLFIDGDDKRSREAAIFLQENKLAKPIMLLENESQVVEDGLKNIIMSQQSEKIDEYANKMFELRKGKEDLETCKKLCAYRPYFGAMMIRTKEVESAVGGLIYSTQDILRAAFKCVGPKPGIKTMSSVIVMHKGEEKIIFTDPSTVQKPDVNQLVDIATNAIDFAKSMDMNPLAGFLTYSTNGSGKGENPDLVREAVKISMEKGLEIIEGELQFDSAYDLNVRSKKFPTATQKPAGIFVFPNLESCNIGCKIAQRMGDYGAVGAIMVGVNGAINDFSRGATVQDVIDVASITILKGYDFL, from the coding sequence ATGGCAAATTTTAGTCAACACATTCAAAATTTATTAACAAAAAAATCAAAAGATAGAGTACTAAGTGTTTTATTTATTGACGGTGATGATAAAAGATCAAGAGAAGCCGCAATATTTTTACAAGAAAATAAACTAGCTAAACCAATAATGCTTTTAGAAAATGAATCACAAGTTGTTGAAGACGGATTAAAAAACATAATAATGTCGCAACAATCAGAAAAAATCGATGAATATGCAAATAAAATGTTTGAATTAAGAAAAGGTAAAGAAGATTTAGAAACTTGCAAAAAATTATGTGCCTATAGACCATATTTTGGTGCAATGATGATTAGAACAAAAGAAGTTGAAAGTGCAGTTGGCGGGTTGATTTATTCAACACAAGATATTTTAAGAGCTGCATTTAAGTGCGTAGGTCCTAAACCAGGAATTAAAACAATGTCTTCAGTTATTGTTATGCACAAAGGTGAAGAAAAAATTATTTTTACGGACCCTTCAACAGTTCAAAAACCAGATGTTAACCAATTAGTTGATATTGCAACAAATGCCATTGATTTTGCAAAATCAATGGATATGAATCCTTTAGCTGGTTTTTTAACTTATTCAACTAATGGTTCTGGCAAAGGAGAAAACCCAGATTTAGTAAGAGAAGCTGTAAAAATTTCAATGGAAAAAGGATTGGAAATTATTGAAGGTGAACTTCAATTTGACTCAGCATACGACTTAAATGTTAGATCTAAAAAATTCCCAACCGCAACACAAAAACCAGCAGGAATATTCGTATTCCCTAACCTTGAAAGCTGCAATATTGGCTGCAAAATTGCACAAAGAATGGGTGATTATGGTGCAGTAGGTGCTATTATGGTTGGTGTAAACGGTGCAATCAATGATTTTAGTCGTGGAGCAACAGTTCAAGATGTAATCGATGTTGCTTCAATAACTATTTTGAAAGGTTATGATTTCTTATAA
- a CDS encoding S8 family serine peptidase, with translation MKKLLFNICPVILAPVVLSAKYHEPKDFTSEEYSKIKDIYRPYYLKHAVYYNRDDDYDNDMNNYNKVGIIEVENFDRNYLLSSDQNFHFDNHSKDAQTSDNHGYAVTSIIGTDLGINKNAKLYYSTLPTKGFVDLIKEMHEKHDIKLFNFSFSRKLLWREEGEESLLKYDNNNISMSYELRSFLALAQYLLYELYFIDTSFRNLINKDIDEFYGKVNKYAAENDIKIVKSAGNLSYYDHIDKIKRTKNFFLEKYFTNSNFDFDRLKTDFLETITRENANSQNITYFKKYLTSVKDSPEKLGNFIKNMDQNENILEGINLWSTATNMSSFINVGAVDFNNYPTYFTSFDTKNKDNSPLVSAYGLGIDDDHDKIKHFYKNKYYSEDYELEKTSIDNIINKLHDTERIKKLNYLRHFDGTSKAAPLVTGMLSLLQYKLKRNLSIAEAKTILASSSIYSPIKALNFELFFGHNKSLWLEYWRKNKSKSKTGYGVPKFEKMYDISRNKSFLKLNDFIRGIENQDGNHYINIFTDHDVKHKGRHFTHTISISPTKSFKEYVESNTLFTKWFLGNLEPSNIDNLYDVSGEIKFEYTPNEDGQTSKGSRKHQSTSNNSNTERLYFNLPTDFARGKYNLRFELNELNWYAKQYKFIKYNWLIAAYKDYLKDAVDISSYMEVK, from the coding sequence ATGAAAAAACTATTATTTAATATTTGCCCAGTTATTTTAGCCCCAGTTGTTTTGTCTGCTAAATATCACGAACCCAAAGATTTTACAAGTGAAGAATATTCGAAAATTAAAGATATTTATAGACCTTACTATCTAAAACACGCAGTTTATTATAACAGAGATGATGATTACGATAATGATATGAATAATTACAACAAGGTTGGTATTATAGAAGTAGAAAATTTTGATAGAAATTATTTATTATCTAGTGATCAAAATTTCCATTTTGATAATCATTCTAAAGATGCACAAACTAGCGATAACCACGGCTATGCTGTTACGTCAATTATTGGAACTGATTTAGGAATTAATAAAAATGCAAAATTGTATTATTCAACCCTCCCTACAAAGGGCTTTGTTGATCTTATAAAGGAAATGCATGAAAAGCATGATATAAAATTGTTTAATTTTAGTTTTAGTCGTAAATTATTGTGGCGAGAAGAAGGTGAGGAAAGCTTATTAAAATATGACAATAACAATATATCAATGAGCTACGAACTTAGGTCTTTTTTAGCACTAGCGCAATATCTTTTATATGAACTATATTTTATTGATACTTCATTTCGTAATTTAATTAACAAGGATATAGACGAATTTTACGGAAAAGTTAACAAGTATGCTGCTGAAAACGATATTAAAATTGTTAAATCTGCAGGAAATTTAAGTTATTATGACCACATCGACAAAATAAAACGTACTAAAAATTTTTTTCTTGAAAAATACTTTACAAATTCAAATTTTGATTTTGATAGATTAAAAACTGATTTTTTGGAAACTATTACAAGGGAAAATGCTAATAGTCAAAACATAACATATTTTAAAAAATATCTTACTAGTGTAAAAGATTCCCCAGAAAAATTAGGTAATTTTATAAAAAATATGGACCAAAATGAGAATATTTTAGAGGGTATTAATTTATGATCTACCGCAACAAATATGAGTTCATTCATAAATGTTGGCGCTGTAGACTTTAACAACTATCCTACTTATTTCACATCTTTTGATACAAAAAATAAAGATAATTCACCTTTAGTTTCTGCATATGGTTTAGGAATCGATGATGATCATGATAAAATTAAACATTTTTATAAAAATAAATATTATAGTGAGGACTATGAACTTGAAAAAACAAGCATTGATAATATAATTAATAAACTTCATGATACTGAAAGAATTAAAAAGTTAAATTATCTAAGACATTTTGACGGTACTAGCAAAGCAGCACCATTAGTAACTGGAATGCTATCTCTTTTACAATATAAGCTAAAAAGAAATTTATCTATTGCAGAAGCTAAAACAATTTTGGCTTCTAGCTCAATATATAGTCCCATAAAAGCTCTTAATTTTGAACTTTTTTTTGGCCATAATAAATCTTTGTGATTAGAATATTGGCGAAAAAATAAATCTAAATCCAAAACCGGTTATGGTGTGCCAAAATTTGAAAAAATGTACGATATATCAAGAAATAAAAGTTTTTTAAAATTAAACGATTTTATACGAGGAATTGAGAATCAAGACGGTAATCACTACATAAACATTTTCACGGATCATGATGTAAAACATAAGGGGAGACATTTTACTCATACAATATCAATTTCACCAACTAAGTCATTTAAAGAGTATGTTGAATCAAATACACTATTTACCAAGTGATTTTTAGGCAATTTAGAACCAAGTAACATTGATAATTTATATGATGTGTCGGGTGAGATTAAATTTGAATATACCCCTAACGAAGATGGGCAAACCAGTAAAGGAAGTAGAAAACATCAAAGCACATCAAATAACTCAAATACTGAGCGTTTATATTTTAATTTGCCAACTGATTTCGCACGTGGAAAATATAATCTTAGATTTGAATTAAATGAACTTAATTGATATGCAAAACAATATAAATTCATAAAATACAATTGATTAATTGCTGCATACAAAGACTATCTAAAAGATGCTGTTGATATTAGCTCTTATATGGAGGTCAAATAA
- a CDS encoding 2-oxo acid dehydrogenase subunit E2: MAEIIQPKALEAKTEKIAPIRKAIAKNLKQVMDSIAYVSLTRKGDVSNLWDYRKANLASVQEKHGVKLTFLSWIIKATSIALTEFPAFLGNWNSETGEVTYPDTVNINIAVDTPFGLVVPVIRETEKLSIVEIQKEIIRVADLAQNRKLTMKDMAGGHFTITNVGSVGAMFGNPIPNLGQVGIIAVGTIADEVKVNKDGTFAPTKQLYTTIAADHRWVDGADMARLNNRILELLEKPELLGEL; the protein is encoded by the coding sequence ATGGCAGAAATTATTCAACCAAAAGCATTGGAAGCTAAAACCGAAAAAATAGCCCCAATTCGTAAAGCTATAGCAAAAAACCTAAAACAAGTAATGGATTCAATCGCTTACGTATCATTAACACGTAAAGGCGATGTGTCTAATTTATGAGACTACCGTAAAGCTAATTTAGCCAGTGTTCAAGAAAAACATGGTGTTAAATTAACATTTTTATCTTGAATTATTAAAGCTACATCAATCGCATTGACTGAATTTCCAGCTTTTTTAGGAAATTGAAATTCAGAAACTGGTGAAGTTACATACCCAGATACTGTAAACATTAATATTGCAGTGGATACACCATTTGGCCTTGTTGTGCCAGTTATTCGTGAAACTGAAAAATTAAGTATTGTTGAAATACAAAAAGAAATTATTCGTGTTGCGGATTTAGCACAAAATAGAAAACTTACAATGAAAGATATGGCTGGTGGCCACTTTACAATTACAAACGTTGGTTCAGTTGGAGCGATGTTTGGTAATCCAATTCCAAACTTAGGACAAGTTGGAATTATAGCAGTTGGAACAATTGCTGATGAAGTTAAAGTTAATAAAGATGGCACTTTTGCGCCAACAAAACAACTTTACACTACTATAGCCGCTGATCACCGTTGAGTTGATGGTGCAGATATGGCTCGTTTAAATAATAGAATTTTAGAATTACTGGAAAAACCAGAATTGTTAGGAGAATTATAA